In Bradyrhizobium guangxiense, the following are encoded in one genomic region:
- a CDS encoding MotE family protein has translation MLKLDHKAKLLLLVAASVLASASPVRALDEAKTSKPLNLLSFARARAAGPQKPQPVTVAPSDNASIRATAWAAEDPGPAATGAVLAPEMLAPAAAPAAAPVRPAKPGSVTAPPKPAPPQATASADNEVALFCSNVADPAVDARLAWQLKELQKAETLLRERIAEVEAKRAEYEKWMELRDDFLKKAEASVVEIYSRMKPEAAATQIAGMADETAAAVLAKLSPRSSSAIFNEMDTARAAHLADLLGGMRRVDDGKTK, from the coding sequence ATGCTGAAGCTGGATCACAAAGCCAAACTCCTCCTGCTGGTTGCGGCCTCAGTGCTCGCGAGCGCGTCGCCCGTGCGCGCTCTGGACGAGGCCAAGACGTCGAAGCCGCTCAACCTGCTGTCCTTCGCGCGCGCCCGCGCGGCCGGCCCTCAGAAGCCGCAGCCGGTCACGGTGGCGCCAAGCGATAATGCGTCGATCCGGGCCACGGCATGGGCGGCCGAAGATCCGGGCCCGGCGGCCACCGGAGCGGTGCTTGCTCCCGAGATGCTTGCACCGGCGGCTGCGCCTGCAGCTGCACCGGTACGTCCGGCCAAGCCTGGCAGCGTCACGGCGCCGCCGAAGCCCGCACCGCCGCAAGCCACAGCGTCTGCGGACAACGAAGTCGCCCTGTTCTGCAGCAACGTGGCCGATCCTGCCGTCGATGCGAGGCTGGCCTGGCAGCTCAAGGAATTGCAGAAGGCCGAGACCCTGCTGCGCGAACGGATCGCCGAGGTGGAGGCCAAGCGCGCCGAATATGAAAAGTGGATGGAGCTCCGCGACGACTTCCTGAAGAAGGCTGAAGCCAGCGTTGTCGAGATCTATTCGCGCATGAAGCCCGAAGCTGCGGCGACCCAGATCGCCGGCATGGCGGATGAGACCGCCGCCGCCGTGCTCGCCAAGCTCAGCCCGAGGAGTTCGAGCGCAATCTTCAACGAGATGGATACGGCACGCGCGGCGCACCTCGCCGACCTGCTTGGGGGCATGCGTCGCGTGGACGACGGAAAGACCAAATAG
- a CDS encoding flagellar basal body-associated FliL family protein has protein sequence MRLIAAIVALTLVAIGAGALAGLHLFAAAERAADAKKNVTPPPIASSYAGSARLRKLSPIVTNLAAPANNWARIEASMVTESMSDEDAGILAAHISEDIVTYLRSATVAQFEGSRGLQHLRDDLTERASIRSSGKVRELIIETLVIQ, from the coding sequence ATGCGCCTGATTGCGGCCATCGTGGCGTTGACCTTGGTCGCGATCGGTGCGGGCGCGCTGGCCGGCCTGCATCTGTTTGCGGCGGCCGAGCGCGCCGCCGACGCGAAGAAGAACGTGACGCCGCCGCCGATCGCCTCGAGCTACGCCGGCAGCGCGCGCTTGCGGAAATTGTCCCCGATCGTAACCAATCTCGCCGCGCCGGCCAACAATTGGGCCCGTATCGAAGCCTCCATGGTGACCGAGAGCATGAGCGACGAGGACGCCGGCATCCTGGCCGCCCACATCAGCGAGGACATCGTCACTTATCTGCGGTCCGCGACGGTCGCGCAGTTCGAGGGATCGCGCGGGCTCCAGCATCTGCGCGACGACCTGACCGAACGCGCCAGCATCCGCTCCTCGGGCAAGGTTCGCGAATTGATCATTGAGACGTTGGTGATCCAGTGA
- the flgH gene encoding flagellar basal body L-ring protein FlgH, whose translation MKKPILILPLILASGLLAGCFHDPAEVLTGPQMSPVGSGLRTQADPIPVTPRMRTPVSYRSTWDDGTDLYRDPRARRTGDVVTVIISMQDKAKLDNKTGRSRDSQVKFGLDWLMDVAGWNDKGQANANLSTNTQIKGNGQIDRTEDIKLSIAAIVTDVLPNGNMMISGSQEFRVNTEMRVLNVGGIVRPRDISRANTISYDKIAEARVSYGGRGNLSDVQQPGWGHRIYDAVAPF comes from the coding sequence ATGAAGAAGCCGATCCTCATCCTCCCGCTCATCCTGGCGTCCGGGCTCCTGGCCGGCTGCTTCCATGATCCGGCCGAGGTCCTGACCGGCCCGCAAATGTCGCCGGTCGGCAGCGGCCTCCGGACCCAGGCCGACCCGATCCCGGTGACGCCGCGCATGCGCACGCCCGTCAGCTATCGTTCGACCTGGGACGACGGCACCGATCTCTACCGCGATCCCCGCGCCCGGCGCACCGGCGACGTCGTGACGGTGATCATCTCGATGCAGGACAAGGCCAAGCTCGACAACAAGACCGGCCGCTCGCGCGATTCGCAGGTCAAGTTCGGGCTCGATTGGCTGATGGATGTCGCGGGATGGAACGACAAGGGCCAGGCCAACGCCAACCTCAGCACCAACACCCAGATCAAGGGTAACGGCCAGATCGACCGCACCGAGGATATCAAGCTCTCGATCGCCGCCATCGTCACCGACGTGTTGCCGAACGGCAATATGATGATCAGTGGTTCGCAGGAGTTTCGCGTCAACACCGAGATGCGCGTGCTCAACGTCGGCGGCATCGTGCGCCCGCGCGATATCTCGCGGGCCAACACCATCTCCTACGACAAGATCGCCGAGGCGCGCGTGTCCTATGGTGGTCGCGGAAATCTGTCCGACGTGCAGCAGCCTGGATGGGGACATCGGATCTATGACGCCGTGGCACCATTCTGA